Proteins from one Leptonema illini DSM 21528 genomic window:
- a CDS encoding rubredoxin, producing the protein MTIEIRFKRHGKWIQMQPPGGMLTPDTLGEIAMIGNRFAARSVHPGAFQDLWLSFAKHSRAKEAAAHLEQNERFRKSNGDDLFICSASSVEYEKTTPWATESVYLDLIDACIPVERRISLSIGDPLQSLTPLYSCDVNLLASPIQHHWHLIMLNQEKRTIQAPFLIPTFQIPAILKRLSDHGTFSVDVFEALQRSYPDSLLYGTESSIAASPERIAPYEGFCASENPERQCLGILRIESGFRPIFLDELAYFSRKHHVGRIFLTSLHSLFVKNITTEAVDDWKNLLGRHGLNLRHDDVSLNWQVEHGYERIRSRIIKMLRASEAAGGLSIAVGQTALSQDRAIAIVPARSFLFQKAYRVYHRHDFQRHRTAWHGTGERMTATQVGHYIKDLYQIYCNLFTRPSLSTAAIPSARQEPIILSSVSIDLREAYACVECMTIYEPERGDPRQDIPPHTAFERLPEDYECSVCGSTRFEKMEAGNSVTGQATPESPALTAGFG; encoded by the coding sequence ATGACGATCGAGATTCGCTTCAAAAGGCACGGTAAGTGGATTCAGATGCAGCCGCCCGGAGGCATGCTTACGCCCGATACGCTGGGTGAGATCGCCATGATAGGCAACAGGTTTGCAGCGCGATCCGTTCATCCGGGAGCCTTTCAGGATCTATGGCTGTCCTTCGCGAAACATTCACGGGCAAAAGAAGCGGCAGCGCATCTTGAGCAAAACGAACGCTTTCGAAAATCGAACGGCGACGACCTCTTTATCTGTTCTGCATCATCGGTCGAGTACGAGAAGACGACGCCGTGGGCCACGGAAAGCGTCTATCTTGATCTGATTGACGCATGCATACCGGTCGAACGTCGCATCTCGCTTTCCATCGGCGATCCACTTCAATCTCTGACTCCGCTCTACTCCTGCGATGTTAACCTGCTTGCCTCGCCCATACAGCATCACTGGCATCTCATTATGCTGAATCAGGAAAAACGAACCATTCAGGCGCCGTTCTTGATTCCTACGTTTCAGATTCCGGCCATCTTAAAGCGACTGAGCGATCACGGAACGTTCAGCGTCGACGTCTTTGAGGCCTTACAGAGAAGTTATCCGGATTCTCTTCTGTATGGAACCGAATCCAGCATTGCGGCGTCACCCGAGCGAATCGCCCCGTACGAAGGCTTCTGTGCCTCTGAAAATCCCGAAAGGCAATGCCTCGGTATATTGCGAATCGAGTCAGGCTTTCGACCGATCTTCCTCGATGAGCTCGCCTACTTTTCACGTAAACATCATGTGGGCCGCATCTTTCTCACCTCGCTTCATTCTCTCTTTGTGAAGAATATCACGACTGAGGCCGTCGACGACTGGAAGAATCTGCTCGGTCGTCATGGGTTAAACCTGCGCCATGACGACGTCAGCCTGAACTGGCAGGTGGAGCACGGATATGAAAGGATACGTTCGCGCATCATAAAAATGCTGCGAGCGTCTGAGGCGGCCGGAGGTCTGAGCATTGCCGTCGGCCAGACGGCGTTGTCGCAGGATCGAGCGATTGCCATAGTTCCTGCCCGTTCGTTTCTCTTTCAGAAGGCCTACAGGGTGTATCATCGTCACGACTTCCAGAGGCATCGCACCGCATGGCATGGGACCGGCGAACGTATGACGGCGACACAGGTCGGCCACTATATCAAAGATCTCTATCAGATCTACTGCAACCTGTTTACGAGGCCTTCACTCAGCACAGCGGCCATTCCAAGTGCAAGACAGGAGCCCATCATTCTCTCTTCTGTCTCAATCGACCTCAGAGAGGCATACGCCTGCGTCGAATGCATGACCATCTACGAACCGGAGCGTGGCGATCCGCGGCAAGATATTCCGCCTCATACGGCCTTCGAACGATTACCCGAAGACTATGAATGCTCTGTGTGCGGGTCGACTCGCTTTGAGAAGATGGAAGCAGGCAATAGCGTCACTGGCCAGGCAACACCGGAATCGCCCGCCCTCACTGCCGGCTTCGGCTGA
- a CDS encoding trypsin-like peptidase domain-containing protein, whose product MMLQRSIEDSVFKIYTSQGTGSGFYLSEHDVIVTNHHVVAGSRRVCLEGRDRNRHPAQVILTDPQADLAFLSPENGWRGASAKLSNGKAVQAHDVVYVLGYPFGMPFTVTEGIVSSARQFLDGQFLIQTDAAVNPGNSGGPLVNELGEVVGVTVAKFTEADNVGFAIPVQTLRDTLEDLKHNPDRRFAIKCTGCGKLIFEKTEYCPHCGNALDKTWFEEVPLTFLASSVEQSLQESGVDPVLTRGGFEFWEYYRGETLIRIFVTETYYLTATAPICELPRENLEPLYEHLLSEKSPWHCGIFQNHIYMSYRMHVTALTSSRAKEVLQNLADFPLASENMRLRLEEQFGALPSAFSLSRSRQ is encoded by the coding sequence ATGATGTTGCAGCGTTCCATCGAGGATTCCGTCTTCAAGATCTATACGTCGCAGGGAACGGGATCGGGCTTTTATCTTTCTGAGCATGACGTGATCGTTACGAATCACCATGTCGTGGCCGGAAGCCGTCGTGTCTGCCTTGAGGGCAGGGACCGCAATCGACACCCGGCTCAGGTCATATTAACCGATCCGCAGGCCGATCTGGCCTTTCTGTCGCCCGAGAACGGCTGGCGTGGAGCGTCGGCCAAACTGAGCAACGGCAAAGCGGTGCAGGCGCATGACGTCGTCTATGTGCTGGGTTATCCATTCGGCATGCCGTTTACGGTCACCGAAGGCATCGTCTCGTCGGCTCGCCAGTTTCTTGACGGGCAGTTTTTGATACAGACGGACGCCGCCGTTAACCCCGGTAATAGCGGCGGACCGCTCGTAAACGAGCTGGGCGAGGTCGTCGGCGTTACGGTGGCGAAATTCACCGAGGCCGATAACGTAGGATTCGCGATTCCCGTTCAGACGCTCCGTGATACGCTTGAGGATCTCAAGCACAACCCCGATCGACGTTTTGCCATCAAATGCACAGGCTGCGGTAAGCTGATATTCGAGAAGACGGAGTACTGTCCGCATTGCGGCAATGCGCTCGATAAGACGTGGTTTGAAGAGGTACCGTTAACCTTTCTTGCTTCGTCCGTGGAACAATCGCTTCAGGAGTCGGGCGTTGATCCCGTCCTGACGCGAGGCGGCTTCGAATTCTGGGAATACTATCGCGGCGAGACGCTGATCCGCATCTTCGTAACCGAAACTTATTACCTGACGGCGACGGCGCCGATCTGCGAGCTGCCGCGTGAGAATCTCGAACCTCTGTACGAGCATCTGCTTTCAGAAAAGTCGCCGTGGCATTGCGGCATTTTCCAGAATCACATCTATATGTCCTATCGGATGCACGTCACTGCGTTAACATCTTCTCGTGCGAAAGAGGTGTTGCAGAACCTGGCCGACTTTCCGCTTGCCTCAGAAAATATGCGTCTGCGTCTTGAAGAGCAGTTCGGAGCTCTTCCGTCGGCCTTCTCGCTCAGCCGAAGCCGGCAGTGA
- a CDS encoding nitrate reductase, with protein sequence MTQTKQVRTTCSYCGVGCGIVVEKNDTGLTLEGDTNHPVNQGRLCSKGRNLHHVAMDHSDRLLYPEMRLSRQSPRMRVDWNTAMRRAAAVFHSVIRRYGPDSVGFYVSGQLLTEEYYIVNKLVKGFLGTSNIDTNSRLCMSTAVVAYKKSLGEDSVPVSYEDIDLCEVFFIAGANPAWCHPILFQRIEDRKARHPETRVIVVDPRRTESCELADLHLQIRPGTDVTLYNAIARRLIETGQIDMRFIEAHTEGFDALKEKVFERTVDEAAAICGVRSEHIELAAGWIGETRSFLTLWAMGLNQSSIGVNKNLALINLNLITGHIGRPGSGPFSLTGQPNAMGGREVGGLATMLAAHRDLSRPDHRAEVAAHWGVPAELIPSKPGLTAVEMFEALRSDKLKAIWIVCTNPSVSLPDATMVDEALERARFVVVQDISSKSDTLQYADLILPAAGWLEKEGTMTNSDRRISYLPRLLDPPGEALPDAEIFARFAEAMGYGDHFPYFRSGPSAASEAGSSGIRSTNAGAADIYDEHAMLTRGTNLDISGLDYDRLKHSTMQWPVPDRDHPGTKRLFADGRFYTDSGRAKIFPCDDGNTSEATDPDYPLILTTGRIRDQWHTMTRTGKVRRLSQHIGRPMIEINEVDAMRSDIRENDLVQIDGRRGSLRLRAKISDSVPPGVIFAPMHWGKIGRSEKARANNVTNPLFDPASKEPDFKFTAVNIRRHRPLPRRIVIVGAGTAAHAFLEAHSGESNDDTITVLSREPDPFYNRILLPDFIHGNKSFEELRYATDSFARVNVLSGVSAQSIDRASRIVRTDAGEIAYDVLVLATGSRPRRHRLMEPDAKRSVFTLRNRIDAENIKSQAGNNVLIIGGGLLGIELADALMQSGSSVTIVHRSARLMSRQLDATAADMLCSGLLRRGMQIMLNDEVIGLFKRDEIFTAYLASGRRLDCSSVVYALGTQPDIELARSAGLRTNFGVVVDEYMQTSDPNVYAIGEAMEFNRNTYGTALAAADHAKVLAGVLAGDPTVRYGGSIDLNILKVKGLPCVSMGRIHPGKEDEVILLNDEAQGLYKKFLINRDRLVGCLLFGDTSDLSRMRDLYESQIELGEERKTLIGNAGPAREVRGALVCSCNRVGAENLREAIIEGSITDLQELCRITGAGTGCGSCRSEVQRLLNKEIKEPAVVS encoded by the coding sequence ATGACGCAAACGAAGCAAGTTCGCACTACATGCTCCTACTGTGGCGTAGGCTGCGGTATCGTCGTTGAGAAAAACGATACCGGGCTGACGCTCGAAGGGGACACGAACCATCCTGTGAATCAGGGACGACTCTGTTCGAAAGGCCGCAACCTGCATCATGTGGCGATGGATCACAGCGATCGTCTGCTTTATCCTGAGATGCGTCTTTCAAGACAGAGTCCGAGGATGCGGGTCGACTGGAACACGGCCATGCGGCGCGCTGCCGCCGTGTTTCATTCGGTCATCAGGCGCTACGGCCCCGACAGCGTCGGATTCTACGTTTCAGGACAGCTGTTAACCGAGGAATATTACATCGTTAACAAGCTTGTGAAAGGATTTCTTGGCACTTCAAACATCGATACAAACTCACGCCTCTGTATGTCGACGGCTGTGGTTGCCTACAAGAAAAGCCTTGGAGAGGATTCGGTTCCCGTATCATATGAAGATATCGATCTATGCGAGGTGTTCTTTATCGCCGGGGCGAATCCGGCATGGTGCCATCCCATCCTTTTTCAGAGGATTGAGGATCGCAAGGCAAGGCACCCTGAGACCCGCGTTATCGTCGTCGACCCACGCCGCACCGAAAGCTGCGAGCTCGCCGATCTGCATCTGCAGATCAGGCCGGGAACCGACGTGACGCTGTACAACGCCATAGCGCGCAGGCTCATCGAAACCGGGCAGATCGACATGCGCTTTATCGAGGCGCATACGGAGGGCTTTGACGCTCTTAAAGAAAAGGTGTTCGAGCGCACCGTCGATGAGGCCGCAGCGATATGCGGCGTGCGGTCCGAACACATTGAACTGGCCGCGGGCTGGATCGGCGAGACGCGATCGTTTCTGACGCTCTGGGCGATGGGACTCAATCAGAGCTCGATTGGAGTTAACAAGAATCTCGCCCTTATCAATCTGAATCTGATCACGGGGCATATCGGCCGACCGGGCTCAGGGCCGTTCTCGCTTACAGGACAGCCTAACGCAATGGGAGGCCGGGAGGTGGGCGGCCTGGCCACGATGCTTGCCGCGCACAGAGATCTCAGTCGTCCCGATCATCGCGCAGAGGTGGCCGCTCACTGGGGCGTGCCCGCCGAGCTTATACCGTCGAAGCCCGGACTCACCGCAGTCGAGATGTTTGAGGCCCTGCGCTCCGATAAGCTGAAGGCCATCTGGATCGTCTGCACGAACCCCTCCGTCAGCCTGCCCGATGCGACGATGGTCGACGAGGCGCTGGAGCGTGCACGGTTCGTCGTCGTACAGGATATCTCAAGTAAATCCGACACGTTGCAATATGCCGATCTGATTCTGCCCGCCGCCGGCTGGCTTGAAAAAGAGGGCACGATGACGAATTCCGATCGCCGCATCAGTTACCTGCCGCGCCTTCTCGATCCTCCTGGAGAGGCGTTACCCGACGCCGAGATCTTCGCACGCTTCGCTGAAGCGATGGGATACGGCGATCACTTCCCTTATTTTAGATCCGGACCATCGGCAGCATCAGAAGCAGGATCATCGGGAATACGATCAACAAATGCCGGTGCGGCTGACATCTATGACGAACACGCGATGCTCACCCGCGGCACCAATCTCGACATCTCGGGGCTGGATTATGATCGACTGAAGCACTCGACGATGCAGTGGCCCGTTCCCGATCGCGATCATCCCGGCACCAAACGCCTCTTCGCTGATGGACGTTTTTATACCGATTCCGGGCGGGCGAAGATCTTTCCCTGCGACGACGGGAATACAAGCGAAGCGACCGATCCCGACTATCCTCTGATACTGACGACAGGTCGGATTCGCGATCAATGGCATACGATGACGCGAACGGGTAAGGTGCGCAGGCTCAGCCAGCATATCGGTCGACCGATGATCGAGATCAACGAGGTCGACGCCATGCGCTCCGATATACGGGAGAACGATCTCGTACAGATAGACGGCAGGCGCGGATCGCTTCGCCTGAGAGCAAAGATCTCGGATTCCGTTCCGCCCGGCGTAATTTTCGCGCCCATGCACTGGGGAAAGATCGGACGCAGCGAAAAGGCCAGAGCGAATAACGTAACGAATCCTCTCTTTGACCCGGCGTCAAAAGAGCCCGATTTTAAATTCACGGCCGTGAACATTCGCAGGCATCGGCCGCTGCCGCGCAGAATCGTTATCGTTGGAGCAGGCACGGCGGCGCACGCCTTTTTAGAAGCTCACAGCGGAGAGAGTAACGATGATACGATCACCGTGCTTTCGCGAGAGCCCGATCCGTTCTACAATCGTATTCTTCTGCCCGACTTTATTCACGGGAATAAAAGTTTTGAGGAGCTGCGTTATGCGACCGATTCTTTCGCCCGTGTGAACGTTCTGTCGGGCGTTTCGGCTCAATCGATCGACAGGGCGAGCCGGATCGTAAGGACGGATGCCGGCGAAATCGCCTATGACGTGCTTGTTCTTGCCACCGGTAGCAGGCCCAGGCGACATCGCCTGATGGAGCCAGATGCGAAGCGCAGCGTCTTCACGCTACGAAACCGCATCGACGCCGAAAACATAAAAAGCCAGGCCGGCAATAATGTGCTCATTATCGGTGGCGGGCTTCTCGGTATCGAGCTTGCCGACGCCCTGATGCAGTCCGGAAGTTCGGTGACGATCGTACATCGCTCGGCGCGTCTGATGAGCCGTCAACTCGATGCGACGGCGGCCGACATGCTCTGCTCGGGACTGCTGCGGCGCGGCATGCAGATCATGCTTAACGATGAAGTGATCGGACTTTTCAAGCGGGACGAGATCTTCACCGCATATCTCGCAAGCGGTCGTCGGCTGGATTGCAGCTCGGTCGTGTATGCCCTCGGTACTCAGCCCGATATCGAACTTGCCCGGAGCGCCGGGTTACGCACAAACTTCGGTGTCGTCGTCGACGAGTACATGCAGACGAGCGATCCGAATGTCTATGCGATCGGCGAGGCGATGGAGTTTAACCGTAACACATACGGAACGGCGCTGGCAGCCGCCGACCACGCAAAAGTACTTGCCGGCGTGCTGGCCGGCGATCCGACCGTTCGGTATGGCGGATCGATCGATCTCAACATTCTCAAAGTGAAGGGACTGCCCTGCGTCAGCATGGGTCGGATTCATCCCGGTAAAGAAGACGAGGTTATCCTGCTTAACGATGAGGCGCAGGGCCTCTACAAGAAGTTCCTGATTAACAGGGACCGACTCGTCGGCTGTCTTCTATTCGGTGATACGTCCGATCTGTCGCGTATGAGAGACCTTTATGAAAGCCAGATCGAACTGGGAGAGGAACGCAAAACACTTATCGGCAACGCCGGACCGGCCCGTGAGGTGCGCGGCGCACTGGTCTGCTCCTGCAATCGAGTTGGCGCTGAGAATCTGCGCGAGGCGATCATCGAAGGCTCGATAACCGACCTCCAGGAGCTGTGCCGGATAACGGGAGCGGGAACGGGCTGCGGCAGCTGTAGATCCGAGGTGCAGCGATTGCTCAATAAGGAGATCAAAGAACCGGCGGTGGTGTCATGA
- a CDS encoding glycosyltransferase, whose product MTASFQSDLSVLHLNTAKTWRGGEQQVLYLARFLRDAGVRQIVAGRRNSEMQKRCKAEGIAFVGAGMTSELDLLSVFRIITLVRKERIRVVHAHTAKAHSIGLLAMKLGGLEREGVRFIVSRRVDFRARPGMLSRMKYESPLVHRYVAISENVRRILVEDGIAEDRIRVAYSGIDTERLKNLPDASPLREEFKIPAGTVILGNVAALVDHKDQRTLLQALSLLLERDVPSFLLFIVGEGELREELTALRDRLGLREKVIFTGFRNDVPVFLSLFNIFVMSSKEEGLGTIVLDAMSAGLPVITTDGGGLPEMIVPEKGGLLSPAQNASALADNIERALRHPEEWKQWGAYNREAVKRFDYRETGRRNLEIYNEVLQS is encoded by the coding sequence TTGACCGCCTCTTTTCAAAGCGACCTATCCGTACTGCATCTCAATACGGCGAAGACCTGGAGAGGCGGAGAGCAGCAGGTACTGTATCTCGCCCGCTTTCTTCGAGACGCCGGCGTTCGTCAGATCGTCGCCGGCCGTCGCAACTCCGAGATGCAGAAGCGATGCAAGGCCGAAGGCATTGCCTTCGTCGGTGCGGGCATGACCTCGGAGCTCGATCTTCTCTCGGTTTTTCGTATTATCACACTGGTGCGTAAAGAGCGTATTCGCGTGGTTCATGCTCATACGGCGAAGGCGCACAGCATCGGACTGCTTGCGATGAAGCTGGGCGGCCTGGAGCGCGAAGGCGTGCGTTTCATCGTCAGCCGCCGGGTGGATTTTCGCGCGAGGCCGGGCATGCTGTCGCGCATGAAATACGAATCGCCTCTTGTGCACCGCTACGTCGCCATATCTGAAAACGTGCGCCGCATCCTTGTCGAAGACGGCATCGCCGAAGACCGTATTCGCGTCGCCTATTCGGGTATCGATACCGAACGCCTGAAAAATCTGCCCGACGCCTCGCCGCTGCGCGAAGAATTCAAGATTCCCGCCGGCACCGTTATCCTGGGGAACGTCGCCGCCCTTGTCGATCATAAGGATCAGCGCACGCTGCTTCAGGCTCTATCCCTTCTTCTCGAAAGAGACGTGCCGTCTTTTCTGCTGTTTATCGTCGGTGAAGGCGAGCTGCGCGAAGAGTTAACTGCACTGCGTGATCGCCTCGGTCTTCGGGAAAAGGTGATCTTTACCGGTTTTCGAAACGATGTTCCCGTATTCCTGTCGCTCTTTAATATCTTTGTGATGTCTTCAAAAGAAGAGGGCCTGGGCACGATCGTGCTTGATGCCATGTCGGCAGGGCTTCCCGTCATCACAACCGACGGCGGAGGCCTGCCCGAAATGATCGTTCCAGAAAAAGGCGGCCTTCTTTCGCCGGCGCAGAACGCATCTGCTCTTGCCGATAACATCGAGAGGGCGCTCAGGCATCCCGAGGAATGGAAGCAATGGGGAGCCTATAACAGAGAGGCCGTGAAAAGATTCGATTATCGCGAAACGGGACGTCGCAACCTTGAGATCTATAACGAGGTTCTGCAATCTTGA
- a CDS encoding NarK family nitrate/nitrite MFS transporter, with the protein MTIKPGSKATRIDLFSISSPQMRTFHFTWFAFFLCFFGWFGIAPLMVYVREELHLTKEQIGNIIIASVAITVLARLVIGWLCDKIGPRISYSALLIIGSLPVMGIGLADSYISFLIARLAIGIIGASFVITQYHTSVMFAPNVVGTANATTAGWGNLGGGVTQMVMPILFGFFAAFGFTTALSWRFAMIVPGAALFLMGIAYYFGTQDTPGGNFSDIKESHPKFHGGKKNSLANFASAIADPRVWILFVAYAACFGIELTINNIAALYYVDRFELSPATAGLIAGLFGLMNIFARTLGGVFGDRFGSRMGLQGRVTWLAITLAGQGLFLVLFSQMNVLILAIATMILFSLFVQMAEGATFSVVPFVNRRAVGAVSGVVGAGGNAGAVAAGFLFRGGYSYQEALLMIGIAVVASAAVALLVRFTVEENSAVEEELNLLLRNESV; encoded by the coding sequence ATGACCATCAAGCCAGGCTCAAAAGCCACACGCATCGATCTGTTCAGTATCAGCTCGCCTCAGATGCGGACCTTTCACTTCACATGGTTCGCTTTCTTTCTTTGTTTTTTCGGATGGTTCGGCATAGCGCCTCTTATGGTCTATGTCCGCGAAGAGCTGCATCTTACGAAAGAGCAGATCGGGAATATCATCATCGCCTCGGTAGCCATTACCGTTCTCGCTCGCCTCGTTATCGGCTGGCTCTGCGATAAGATCGGACCGCGTATCAGCTATTCCGCTCTACTGATTATCGGATCGTTACCCGTCATGGGCATCGGACTTGCGGATAGCTATATCTCGTTTCTGATTGCACGTCTTGCCATCGGCATCATCGGCGCCTCTTTCGTCATCACCCAGTATCATACCTCGGTGATGTTCGCTCCGAACGTCGTCGGCACGGCGAACGCTACGACCGCAGGCTGGGGTAATCTCGGCGGCGGCGTGACGCAGATGGTCATGCCCATACTTTTCGGTTTTTTTGCCGCCTTTGGGTTTACGACGGCGCTCTCCTGGAGATTCGCCATGATTGTGCCCGGCGCTGCCCTCTTTCTTATGGGCATCGCTTACTACTTCGGCACGCAGGATACTCCCGGCGGGAATTTCAGCGACATCAAAGAATCTCATCCGAAGTTCCACGGCGGAAAAAAGAACTCGCTGGCTAACTTCGCCTCGGCCATCGCCGATCCCCGCGTATGGATTCTCTTTGTCGCCTATGCTGCCTGCTTCGGTATCGAGCTTACGATTAACAACATCGCCGCCCTGTACTACGTGGATCGCTTTGAGCTGAGTCCGGCAACGGCTGGTCTTATTGCAGGACTTTTCGGCCTGATGAATATCTTCGCCCGCACTCTGGGCGGTGTTTTCGGTGATCGCTTCGGATCACGTATGGGCCTCCAGGGACGAGTCACATGGCTGGCTATCACGCTTGCGGGCCAGGGCCTGTTCCTTGTGCTCTTCTCGCAGATGAATGTGCTTATTCTCGCCATCGCCACGATGATCCTTTTCAGCCTCTTTGTTCAGATGGCCGAGGGAGCGACCTTTTCCGTGGTGCCGTTTGTTAACCGCCGGGCTGTCGGAGCTGTTTCGGGTGTAGTCGGTGCCGGAGGAAATGCCGGTGCTGTAGCCGCCGGTTTCCTCTTTCGCGGAGGCTACAGCTATCAGGAGGCTCTTTTGATGATCGGCATCGCCGTTGTCGCATCGGCGGCCGTAGCCCTGCTCGTTCGCTTTACTGTCGAAGAGAACTCCGCCGTTGAAGAAGAGCTCAATCTGCTGCTTCGAAACGAATCGGTTTGA
- a CDS encoding adenosine kinase → MSQSRSHDVFGVGNALVDTVVFVEDDFIREHNLNKAAMTLADSEKQATILQALGKHSLELKSGGSAANTMIGVARCGGTGFYTGKVASDPNGEFYRMDLLKAGIRFDIHPEPETAGATGTCVVMTTPDAERTMYTHLGVSVQLTERDIDVERIASSRFVYVEGYLWDAEDPRRACIKTLQEARRLGTKASFTFSDPFLVNRYRADLHGMVRDLCDVVFMNEEEAKSFTEIPDLQRTLDYLKNLKPKFFVTAGKHGAYVVEDGNVYSVPGYPVEAIDTNGAGDNFAAGVLYGLSHGYSSQAAARLGNYVASEIVQVKGARMEKDLNGKAMEILRG, encoded by the coding sequence ATGAGTCAGAGTCGAAGCCATGACGTTTTCGGAGTAGGAAACGCCCTCGTTGATACCGTCGTCTTTGTAGAGGACGATTTTATCAGAGAGCACAATCTCAACAAGGCGGCGATGACGCTGGCCGATTCCGAAAAACAGGCGACGATTCTTCAGGCCCTTGGCAAACACAGCCTGGAGCTGAAATCAGGCGGATCGGCGGCCAATACGATGATCGGTGTCGCCCGCTGTGGTGGAACGGGATTCTATACGGGTAAGGTCGCAAGCGACCCAAACGGCGAATTCTATCGCATGGATCTTCTGAAGGCAGGCATCCGCTTTGACATTCATCCGGAGCCTGAAACGGCCGGCGCTACGGGAACCTGCGTCGTTATGACGACGCCCGATGCTGAGCGCACCATGTACACGCACCTTGGCGTTTCGGTGCAGCTGACCGAAAGAGATATCGACGTCGAGCGCATCGCCTCCAGCCGCTTCGTCTATGTCGAAGGCTATCTGTGGGATGCCGAAGATCCGCGCAGGGCCTGCATCAAGACTCTGCAGGAGGCCCGCCGCCTTGGAACAAAGGCCTCGTTTACTTTCAGCGATCCCTTTCTTGTAAACAGGTATAGAGCCGATCTGCACGGCATGGTGCGCGATCTCTGCGACGTCGTCTTTATGAACGAAGAAGAGGCGAAATCCTTCACTGAGATTCCCGATCTGCAACGCACTCTGGACTACTTAAAAAACCTGAAGCCGAAGTTCTTTGTAACGGCCGGTAAGCACGGCGCCTACGTCGTAGAAGACGGTAACGTCTATTCCGTTCCGGGTTATCCGGTCGAGGCCATCGATACAAACGGCGCCGGTGATAACTTCGCCGCCGGAGTCCTCTACGGGCTTTCGCATGGTTATTCGTCGCAGGCCGCTGCGCGCCTCGGCAACTATGTCGCCTCTGAGATCGTGCAGGTCAAAGGAGCGCGCATGGAGAAAGACCTGAACGGCAAAGCGATGGAGATTCTGAGAGGCTGA